The nucleotide sequence AAGCGTTCTCAAGTTTTAGGCGATCGTCAATATTACAAATCCGGTTCTATTCCCGCATTTCGCAATTGTTCTGCCAACCTCTCGGCGCGTCGTTCCGCTTCCGTTAATTGTTCTTCTGGTGTTAGCAATCTTTGTCCTTGTTCGTTGTACCAATACAACCATTCTCGCGTGATTCCCTGAAATGTTCCTCTTTCTCTGCCAATTCCCAAATTAATTTCAGGTAGCCAAACGGGATTTTCCGACTGCAATTGATATGAACCATCCACTAAACGATATACTTCTAGGGGCGGTCTTCTGCGACTCAGAAGATTGTAAATTACATAGTACAAAACTCCCATTTGCACATAGGTTTCCTTCTTCGCGATATATTCCTCGCCAGATACCTTAGTTACAACTTCTAGCACTAAAATAGGGACTATATCATTTTCTTCCCAAAGTACATAACAAGAGCGGAGTCTTTCATCAATAAACCGCTCTACTCCTAAGCTGAGAAAACCATCTGGAACTATAGCGGATTCGTCAGGATCGTAATAAATCCTCATCTGCGCTGCAAAGAACCAATCCCAGCGATTTGCCCACGCCAAAGCTAGTATCGTTTTCAGCAGGTGAGGAATTAAATCTTGCAGTTCGTGATTGACAAGTGTATCTTCAGAGTAGTCTAGCTCTTCGACTGGTGGCAAGTTTTTGCACGATTTGTACTTTAACATGATGGATTTCCCCAATCCTAATAGCTTTACGATCGCTAGCAAAAGTTGATGGTTTTTGATTGCAGATGCTTTTCAAATCCAAACTCGCTCTCCCGTTTTTGTGTGATAAAATAAACTTATCTAATCGTAGGGTGGGTTAGGCACGGGCGATAATTTCAATATTTTCGCTCGATAATTTAGTTCCCGTGCCGTAACCCACCAACACAATCAACTGTAACATTTACGAACATTTTTCCTATAAATCCGAAAGAGCCTCCAAACTTTAATCAGCTTTGTATTTGATGGGTTTTTGAGATGATAGTAACACAAGTTGCTAGTGCGATCGGTGGGTTACGGCACGGGAAATTAATTATTACTTGAAAATACTGAAATTATCGTCCGTGCCTAACCCACCCTACGATTAGATCTCCTACTAATCCGGTTCTATTCCAGCATTTCGCAATCGTTCTGCCAATCTCTCGGCGCGTCGTTCCGCTTCTTGACGGCGTTGAAACTCAAGTTGAGCTACCTGCTGTATTTCGGTTAGTTGTTCCTCCGGTGTCAGCAATCTTTGTCCTTGTTCGTTGTACCAGTACAACCATTCTCGCGTGATTCCCTGAAATGTTCCCCTTTCTATGCCTATTCCCAAATTAATTTCAGGTAGCCAAATGGGATTTCCCGACAGCAAATTATATGAACCATTGACTAAATGACGCACTTCCAAAGGTGGTTTTTGGCGACGCAGGGGATTGTAAACTGCGTAGTACAAAACTCCCATTTTGGCATAAATGTCTTTTTTCCGCTTATATTCTCCTCCTGGTTTATGGGATACGACTTCCAGCACGAAAATGGGCGCTATATAATTTTCTTCCCAAAATACATAAGATGAGCGGAGTTCTTCATCAATAAACCGTTCTACTCCTAAGCTAAGAAAACCATCTGGCGCTATGGGGGATTCTTTGGAGTCATAGTAAATCCCCATATCCACTCCAAAAAACCAATCCCAACGGTTTGCCCACGCAAAAGCTAGTATTGTTTTCAGCAAGTGGGGAATTAAATCTTGCAGTTCGTTATCCACAGGTTTATCGTCAGAGTCGGGTAGGCACTCGGCTGGGGGCAAGCATTCCCACGATTTGTACTTTAACATGACGGATTTCCGCAATACTAATAGCTTTATGATAGCGAGCAGAAGTTGAGAATTTTATTAATCAATAAGCTGAGAGCTTGCACCTGCGATTTCAATTAATCTATTTGTAGCGAAACCCAATTATTTCAAATAACAATTTGGGTTTCGTTTCTCAACTAAACCTACAAATTAATTGGCTAGTCATAGCGCTGAAGCACAACAACGTACCTCTACTCGATCGAGCTTTTTTGGTGTTTGTTACGGTTGCGAAGCTTGCTTGGGAGTAACGCTTTCAATTGCTCGATTTATTTGAGTTGCTGTGAGCGATTGTACGAGAATAAGCTTAAACGGTTCTTGGGTAATCGATCGCGTATAAGCAGGGCTCAAATAAGCACGATATTCTGACGCATTTGTCAAGTAATTTTTAAAGAAAGCGGTACTCAAAGCATTAATATACGGTCGAGCGAGAGCCGGATCGGGGCCAACCAATTCAGGCGGAATAGGTAGCACGCTTCTCTCATCTCTGCTTTTGGCAATAGTCGTAAAATGCGTGGCGTTTTCGAGCAAAACTAAATACTTTTCTGGCGTAGTGAGCCAGGTAAAAGGTTGTATTTGTTCTGTTACTGCGGGTGTGAAAATATCGTCGGTGCCAGCAACTAGCATGACGGGAACTTTTATTTGACTTAAACCGCTTTGTCCGAAAACAGAGCTAGTTAAAGGATTGATAGCAAAGACT is from Aerosakkonema funiforme FACHB-1375 and encodes:
- a CDS encoding Uma2 family endonuclease; the protein is MLKYKSCKNLPPVEELDYSEDTLVNHELQDLIPHLLKTILALAWANRWDWFFAAQMRIYYDPDESAIVPDGFLSLGVERFIDERLRSCYVLWEENDIVPILVLEVVTKVSGEEYIAKKETYVQMGVLYYVIYNLLSRRRPPLEVYRLVDGSYQLQSENPVWLPEINLGIGRERGTFQGITREWLYWYNEQGQRLLTPEEQLTEAERRAERLAEQLRNAGIEPDL
- a CDS encoding Uma2 family endonuclease, with translation MLKYKSWECLPPAECLPDSDDKPVDNELQDLIPHLLKTILAFAWANRWDWFFGVDMGIYYDSKESPIAPDGFLSLGVERFIDEELRSSYVFWEENYIAPIFVLEVVSHKPGGEYKRKKDIYAKMGVLYYAVYNPLRRQKPPLEVRHLVNGSYNLLSGNPIWLPEINLGIGIERGTFQGITREWLYWYNEQGQRLLTPEEQLTEIQQVAQLEFQRRQEAERRAERLAERLRNAGIEPD